From the genome of Ectobacillus sp. JY-23, one region includes:
- a CDS encoding ribonuclease H-like YkuK family protein: MQGYRFYNLSEQSMDFDTVFLRIYEFMREDPLHVYRLSIGTDSQTHHDSTRFITAIHLHRIGKGAWGCLRNQTVHRKMESLREKIHLETYFSQEIAYLFTSEHLGLLMELLHPYKEAKFSMEIHLDIGNYGLTKEFILDMTNRVKAMGLVAKIKPDAYAAFSYANRYTK; encoded by the coding sequence ATGCAAGGATATCGTTTTTATAATTTATCAGAACAAAGTATGGATTTTGATACGGTATTTTTACGTATATATGAATTCATGCGTGAAGACCCTCTTCATGTTTATCGTTTATCAATTGGCACAGACTCACAAACCCATCATGACAGTACAAGATTCATCACTGCAATTCATCTCCATCGAATAGGAAAGGGGGCATGGGGATGCTTACGTAATCAAACGGTACATAGAAAAATGGAAAGTCTACGAGAGAAAATTCATTTAGAAACTTATTTTAGTCAAGAGATAGCCTATCTATTTACCTCAGAGCATTTGGGACTATTAATGGAACTGTTACACCCCTATAAAGAAGCGAAATTTTCCATGGAGATTCATTTGGATATCGGGAACTATGGGTTAACAAAAGAGTTCATTTTAGACATGACAAATCGTGTGAAGGCGATGGGATTGGTTGCAAAAATTAAACCAGATGCTTACGCCGCATTCAGTTATGCAAATCGATATACAAAATAA
- a CDS encoding YkuJ family protein, with the protein MSLLQGILTRLISLKEQAANGEVAQRYFEVNGERKCSVKYFDKSDTYELEVYQPGEKPQTYQFDNIDMVAIEIYDMIS; encoded by the coding sequence ATGTCTCTACTCCAAGGAATTTTAACTCGCTTAATCAGTTTAAAAGAACAAGCTGCAAACGGTGAAGTGGCGCAGCGTTATTTTGAGGTTAACGGCGAACGTAAGTGCAGCGTGAAATATTTTGATAAAAGTGATACATATGAACTAGAAGTGTATCAACCAGGTGAGAAGCCACAAACATATCAATTTGATAACATTGATATGGTTGCTATTGAAATTTACGATATGATTTCATAA
- the chrA gene encoding chromate efflux transporter encodes MRNYWYVFLIAFRLGCTSFGGPAAHIGYFRQEYVVKRKWLDEQTYASLVALANFLPGPASSQVGIAIGTLRAGIGGGFFAWLGFTLPSVFLLTVFAFLINRHGFEQASWIQSLKLVAVAVVAQAVFDMSKKLAPDRLRQSIVLAVAAFVLVLEQPFIQIIALIISGMIGYFAYQKEHNDFVAVTFSLSKRTGIIAFGLFFILLLILPILNASTSSELLHLFDGMYRTGSLVFGGGHVVLPLLEQEVAINKDVFLAGYALTQAMPGPLFTFASYVGTVMYGIGGAVIATTGIFLPAFLLIIGGLSFWNILQRKHAVRIALLGVNAGVVGILLAALYDPIFTDTIKSDVDIVLVLFYFMLFQVWKVAPWKIILLALLIGLFIL; translated from the coding sequence GTGAGGAATTACTGGTATGTGTTCTTAATTGCTTTTCGACTAGGTTGTACATCGTTTGGAGGGCCGGCAGCTCATATTGGTTACTTTCGTCAAGAGTATGTTGTAAAGCGAAAATGGTTAGATGAGCAGACATATGCAAGTTTAGTGGCTTTGGCAAATTTTTTACCAGGGCCGGCCAGCAGTCAGGTGGGAATTGCCATTGGTACGTTACGAGCAGGAATAGGGGGCGGCTTTTTTGCGTGGCTTGGATTTACACTTCCTTCTGTTTTCTTGTTAACAGTGTTTGCTTTTCTAATAAATCGGCACGGATTTGAACAAGCATCTTGGATTCAAAGTTTAAAATTAGTAGCAGTTGCGGTCGTGGCACAGGCTGTCTTTGACATGAGCAAAAAGCTAGCGCCTGATCGATTACGACAATCTATTGTATTAGCAGTTGCTGCATTCGTTCTTGTGTTGGAGCAGCCGTTCATACAAATAATTGCGTTGATAATCAGCGGTATGATTGGTTATTTTGCCTATCAAAAGGAGCACAATGATTTCGTGGCGGTTACATTTTCTCTTTCTAAAAGAACAGGAATCATCGCGTTCGGCTTATTTTTCATATTATTATTAATTTTACCTATTCTTAATGCAAGTACTTCATCAGAATTATTACATTTGTTTGATGGGATGTATCGAACAGGTTCATTGGTATTTGGAGGTGGCCATGTTGTCTTGCCGCTGCTTGAGCAAGAAGTAGCCATAAACAAAGATGTTTTTTTAGCAGGCTATGCACTTACGCAGGCTATGCCGGGACCTTTATTTACATTTGCAAGCTATGTTGGGACCGTGATGTATGGAATTGGAGGGGCGGTTATTGCTACCACTGGGATATTTTTACCTGCTTTTTTACTTATAATCGGCGGGTTGTCATTTTGGAATATTTTGCAACGTAAACATGCCGTTCGCATAGCATTGCTTGGTGTAAATGCAGGTGTGGTAGGAATATTACTTGCAGCATTATACGATCCTATTTTTACGGATACAATAAAAAGCGATGTAGATATCGTTTTGGTACTGTTTTACTTTATGTTATTTCAGGTCTGGAAGGTAGCACCGTGGAAGATTATATTATTAGCTTTGTTAATAGGGTTGTTTATTTTATAA
- a CDS encoding glutaredoxin domain-containing protein, with protein sequence MKEIELYTQPECPPCEIVKLFFQHHQLTYTEYNIKVDTDAARRLTEQYQAYSTPTVIINGEAVIGFNIERLEQLLQL encoded by the coding sequence ATGAAAGAGATTGAATTATATACACAGCCAGAATGTCCCCCTTGTGAGATTGTAAAGTTATTTTTTCAGCACCATCAATTAACTTATACAGAATATAATATTAAAGTAGACACTGATGCTGCAAGACGCCTTACAGAACAGTATCAAGCTTATTCTACACCCACCGTTATTATTAACGGAGAAGCTGTTATTGGATTTAATATAGAGCGTCTAGAACAGCTACTACAATTATAA